From Watersipora subatra chromosome 8, tzWatSuba1.1, whole genome shotgun sequence, a single genomic window includes:
- the LOC137401667 gene encoding uncharacterized protein, with protein sequence MAAAVTEDIRCGFCWQDFNNLDDPRELTCSHVFCLSCLKEDCDRKNGILECPICQQIYTTVDFNNLKRAVLDENTEEAAPVSQSKCDGADCAQKLAISYCVQCGEKACPEHEETHKKHFGSKHRVIPIGVYDESPENFRKPICNDHKYPEKMILACSVCDKLVCNECDRFNLPCLGDKKHDYHKFDELEKGLTDEYKKLLREADAKLTEICKLEKETWGYLDDDAINRNNLIEEAERARKAKIEYQNLLCEKIVERVKYDQDVPTEKVEVFTAALSKKKEALDEMRTRARRLMRDGSVTEKIRQRKQITDAMRQQLGEELGSCVLEPYTLPPVESLLFEEKLNLMEPDDVSIIGCEIASRKTCYDMDVLPSGHVLCAGNRSFDVCDRTCKIVRTIFSREGDFTSIQFYKGHVYALLKEPKPSKIRRVIVFLQSTYQEKRRWDLPEYGFVSMLAVSNDKVYVIDNAARKVNVYGLNGDFLQSISHAAFKNPVYMCPVADHGVLVADWSTGAVFKINSTNETIDDEFHVPSPRGVYCDKFGNWWVWSSKDRSMYLRSADGQTSKKLFNKAVKSKDIEYICGFVAFEGKLFGAACGRGILSMDIDIAKS encoded by the exons ATGGCAGCTGCTGTAACAGAAGATATTCGATGTGGCTTCTGCTGGCAAGACTTTAACAATCTCGATGATCCACGGGAGCTGACTTGTAGCCATGTTTTTTGTTTGAGTTGTCTGAAAGAAGACTGTGACCGCAAGAACGGCATCCTTGAATGTCCTATATGCCA GCAGATATATACGACTGTTGACTTCAACAACCTGAAAAGGGCAGTGCTTGATGAGAATACTGAGGAGGCTGCTCCCGTCAGCCAATCAAAATGTGACGGAGCGGATTGTGCGCAAAAACTGGCTATTAGCTACTGCGTTCAGTGCGGAGAGAAGGCCTGCCCCGAGCATGAGGAG ACTCATAAGAAGCATTTCGGCAGCAAGCATCGAGTGATACCCATCGGTGTTTATGATGAGTCACCAGAGAACTTCAGGAAGCCCATCTGCAATGATCATAAGTACCCTGAGAAAATGATTCTTGCCTGCAGTGTCTGTGACAAGCTCGTCTGTAACGAGTGTGACCGCTTCAACCTGCCCTGTCTTG GTGACAAGAAGCACGACTATCACAAATTTGATGAACTGGAGAAAGGTCTGACGGATGAATATAAGAAACTTCTTAGAGAAGCTGACGCAAAGCTGACAGAAATCTGTAAGCTGGAGAAGGAGACTTGGGGCTATCTTGACGATGATGCAATTAACAGAAATAATCTGATTGAGGAAGCGGAGAGGGCAAGAAAGGCAAAG ATTGAATATCAAAATTTGCTCTGCGAGAAGATCGTAGAGCGCGTCAAGTACGATCAGGATGTTCCGACGGAGAAGGTTGAAGTTTTCACTGCTGCGCTGAGTAAGAAAAAGGAAGCGCTTGACGAAATGAGGACTCGAGCCCGACGCTTGATGAGAGATGGTAGTGTGACAGAGAAGATCAGACAAAGGAAGCAGATCACAGATGCTATGAGACAGCAACTCGGGGAAGAGCTTGGCTCGTGTGTGCTGGAGCCCTATACTCTACCACCCGTCGAGT CTCTGCTGTTTGAGGAGAAATTGAACCTCATGGAGCCAGATGATGTCAGCATCATTGGCTGTGAGATTGCAAGCCGGAAAACCTGCTATGATATGGATGTGCTACCTTCTGGTCACGTCCTCTGTGCAGGAAATCGGAGCTTCGATGTCTGTGATCGTACATGCAAAATTGTGCGCACAATATTTTCAAGAGAGGGAGATTTCACAAGCATCCAGTTTTACAAAGGTCACGTCTATGCTTTGCTCAAGGAACCAAAACCGAGCAAGATTCGACGGGTCATCGTGTTTTTACAGAGTACATACCAGGAAAAGCGACGTTGGGATCTACCCGAATACGGATTTGTGAGCATGCTCGCTGTCAGTAATGATAAGGTCTATGTCATCGACAATGCTGCCCGAAAGGTTAATGTCTATGGCCTGAATGGTGATTTTCTGCAATCGATCAGTCATGCTGCCTTCAAAAATCCTGTCTACATGTGTCCGGTTGCTGATCATGGAGTACTGGTTGCTGATTGGTCAACTGGAGCAGTATTCAAAATCAACAGTACCAATGAAACAATCGATGATGAGTTTCATGTTCCATCACCGAGGGGTGTGTACTGTGACAAGTTCGGCAACTGGTGGGTCTGGTCATCAAAGGATCGGTCAATGTATCTTCGCTCGGCAGATG
- the LOC137402328 gene encoding serine-aspartate repeat-containing protein I-like, whose protein sequence is MWLFIGGVSATITQRQFLRQFLLGQHIEHDARTDARTDARTDARTDARTDARTDARTDARTDARTDARTDARTDARTDARTDARTDARTDARTDARTDARTDARTDARTDARTDARTDARTDARTDARTDARTDARTDARTDARTDARTDARTDARTDARTDARTDARTDARTDARTDARTDARTDARTDARTDARTDARTDARTDARTDARTDARTDARTDARTDARTDARTDARTDARTDARTDARTDARTDARTDARTDARTDARTDARTDARTDARTDARTDARTDARTDARTDARTDARTDARTDARTDARTDARTDARTDARTDARTDARTDARTDARTDARTDARTDARTDARTDARTDARTDARTDARTDARTDARTDARTDARTDARTDARTDARTDARTDARTDARTDARTNKHTHAHTNFEIYIYREVKYGQ, encoded by the exons ATGTGGTTATTTATCGGAGGTGTCTCGGCTACTATAACCCAACGTCAGTTCCTGCGTCAGTTCCTGCTCGGCCAG CACATTGAACATG acgcacgaacagacgcacgaacagacgcacgaacagacgcacgaacagacgcacgaacagacgcacgcACAGACGCACGCACAGACGCACGCACAGACGCACGCACAGACGCACGCACAGACGCACGCACAGACGCACGCACAGACGCACGCACAGACGCACGCACAGACGCACGCACAGACGCACGCACAGACGCACGCACAGACGCACGCACAGACGCACGCACAGACGCACGCACAGACGCACGCACAGACGCACGCACAGACGCACGCACAGACGCACGCACAGACGCACGCACAGACGCACGCACAGACGCACGCACAGACGCACGCACAGACGCACGCACAGACGCACGCACAGACGCACGCACAGACGCACGCACAGACGCACGCACAGACGCACGCACAGACGCACGCACAGACGCACGCACAGACGCACGCACAGACGCACGCACAGACGCACGCACAGACGCACGCACAGACGCACGCACAGACGCACGCACAGACGCACGCACAGACGCACGCACAGACGCACGCACAGACGCACGCACAGACGCACGCACAGACGCACGCACAGACGCACGCACAGACGCACGCACAGACGCACGCACAGACGCACGCACAGACGCACGCACAGACGCACGCACAGACGCACGCACAGACGCACGCACAGACGCACGCACAGACGCACGCACAGACGCACGCACAGACGCACGCACAGACGCACGCACAGACGCACGCACAGACGCACGCACAGACGCACGCACAGACGCACGCACAGACGCACGCACAGACGCACGCACAGACGCACGCACAGACGCACGCACAGACGCACGCACAGACGCACGCACAGACGCACGCACAGACGCACGCACAGACGCACGCACAGACGCACGCACAGACGCACGCACAGACGCACGCACAGACGCACGCACAGACGCACGCACAGACGCACGCACAGACGCACGCACAGACGCACGCACAGACGCACGCACAGACGCACGCACAGACGCACGCACAGACGCACGCACAGACGCACGCACAGACGCACGCACAGACGCACGCACAGACGCACGCACAGACGCACGCACAGACGCACGCACAGACGCACGCACAGACGCACGCACAGACGCACGCACAGACGCACGCACAGACGCACGCACAGACGCACGCACGAAcaaacacacgcacgcacacacaaactttgagatttatatatatagagaagtgAAATATGGACAATAA